A stretch of DNA from Rathayibacter sp. VKM Ac-2762:
CCCCGCCAGGTGGCCCGGCCACCCGGGCACGCGGAGCACCAGGAGGCGCGACGTGGGCGTGAGCGGCGCGACCGACTCGGCCACCGCCTCCGTCCACATCACCAGTAGCGCTCCTCTTTCCAGGGGTCCCCGTGCATGTGGTAGCCGTTCTGCTCCCAGAAGCCGGGCTCGTCGCCGGGCATCAGGCGGAGCGTCCGGACCCACTTCGCGCTCTTCCAGAAGTAGAGGTGCGGCACCAGGAGCCGGGCGGGGCCGCCGTGCTCGGCCGCGAGGGGCTTCCCCTCGAACTCGGTGACGACCCAGGCCCTCCCGCCGCGGATCTCGGCGAGCGGGAGATTCGTCGTGTAGCCGCCGAAGCTCTGCGCCATGACGAAGCCGGCGTCCGTCTCCAGGCCCTCCAGCAGCGTGTCGACCGAGACGCCGCGCCAGCTGGTGCCGAGCTTCGACCACCGGGTCACGCAGTGGATGTCGGTGTGCACGTCCTCGTGCGGGAGCGCGTCGAACTCCTCCCGGTTCCAGCGGCGGACGCCCGCGGGGCCGCCGTCGATCGAGAAGGCCCACTCGTGGATGTTCGGGGTGGGCCCGATCGAGAGGACCGGGAAGCCGTTCTCGAGGTGCTGGCCCGGCGGGAGGTCCGGGTCCGCCTCCCTCTTGCCGAAGAAGCCCCGCGTGATGATGCCCATGTCCGCCCTCGTCGTCCTCGGGGTCTGGCCCCGGATCGCTGGAAACCGCTCGTCGCGCTCACGCTACCGCTCGGCGCTACCGCATGCGGGCCCGCCGG
This window harbors:
- a CDS encoding molybdopterin-dependent oxidoreductase gives rise to the protein MGIITRGFFGKREADPDLPPGQHLENGFPVLSIGPTPNIHEWAFSIDGGPAGVRRWNREEFDALPHEDVHTDIHCVTRWSKLGTSWRGVSVDTLLEGLETDAGFVMAQSFGGYTTNLPLAEIRGGRAWVVTEFEGKPLAAEHGGPARLLVPHLYFWKSAKWVRTLRLMPGDEPGFWEQNGYHMHGDPWKEERYW